A stretch of the Mustela nigripes isolate SB6536 chromosome X, MUSNIG.SB6536, whole genome shotgun sequence genome encodes the following:
- the PDHA1 gene encoding pyruvate dehydrogenase E1 component subunit alpha, somatic form, mitochondrial, protein MRKMLAAVSRVLGVAQKPASRVLVASRNFANDATFEIKKCDLHRLEEGPPVTTVLTREDGLKYYRMMQTVRRMELKADQLYKQKIIRGFCHLCDGQEACCVGLEAGINPTDHLITAYRAHGFTFTRGLSVREILAELTGRRGGCAKGKGGSMHMYAKNFYGGNGIVGAQVPLGAGIALACKYNGKDEVCLTLYGDGAANQGQIFEAYNMAALWKLPCIFICENNRYGMGTSVERAAASTDYYKRGDFIPGLRVDGMDVLCVREATRFAAAYCRSGKGPILMELQTYRYHGHSMSDPGVSYRTREEIQEVRSKSDPIMLLKDRMVNSNLASVEELKEIDVEVRKEIEDAAQFATADPEPPLEELGYHIYSSDPPFEVRGANQWIKFKSIS, encoded by the exons GCAAGCAGAGTGCTCGTGGCCTCCCGTAATTTTGCAAATGATGCTACATTTGAAATTAAG AAATGCGATCTTCACCGGCTGGAGGAGGGCCCTCCTGTCACCACAGTGCTCACCAGGGAGGACGGGCTCAAGTACTACAGGATGATGCAGACGGTCCGCCGGATGGAGTTAAAGGCAGATCAGCTGTACAAGCAGAAGATTATTCGTGGTTTCTGTCATTTGTGTGATGGTCAG GAAGCTTGTTGTGTGGGCTTGGAGGCTGGCATAAATCCCACAGACCATCTTATCACAGCCTATCGGGCTCATGGCTTTACCTTCACTCGTGGGCTTTCTGTCCGAGAAATtctcgcagagcttacag GACGAAGAGGAGGCTGTGCTAAAGGGAAAGGTGGATCGATGCACATGTACGCCAAGAACTTCTACGGGGGCAACGGCATTGTCGGCGCGCAG GTGCCCTTGGGAGCGGGGATTGCCTTGGCCTGTAAGTATAACGGGAAGGATGAGGTCTGTCTGACTTTGTATGGCGACGGCGCTGCTAATCAG GGTCAGATATTTGAAGCTTACAACATGGCAGCTTTGTGGAAACTGCCGTGTATTTTCATCTGTGAGAACAACCGCTATGGAATGGGAACATCTGTTGAGAGAGCAGCGGCCAGCACGGACTACTACAAGAGAGGCGACTTCATCCCTGGGCTGAGG GTAGATGGAATGGACGTCTTGTGTGTCCGGGAGGCAACAAGGTTTGCAGCTGCCTACTGTAGATCTGGAAAG GGGCCCATACTGATGGAGCTACAGACCTACCGTTACCACGGACACAGCATGAGCGACCCTGGCGTCAG TTACCGTACCCGAGAAGAGATTCAGGAAGTACGAAGTAAGAGTGACCCTATCATGCTGCTCAAGGATAGAATGGTGAACAGCAATCTGGCCAGCGTTGAAGAATTAAAG GAAATTGATGTTGAAGTGAGGAAGGAAATTGAGGATGCTGCCCAGTTTGCCACTGCGGATCCCGAACCGCCTTTGGAAGAGCTGGGTTACCACATTTACAGCAGCGACCCGCCTTTTGAAGTTCGGGGTGCCAATCAGTGGATCAAGTTTAAGTCCATCAGTTAA